The Saccharopolyspora gloriosae genome window below encodes:
- a CDS encoding Na+/H+ antiporter subunit E: MTRFARRTLRRLPLVLWLTAVWILLWGTLDLGTLVFGVVVALLVTTMFPLPSVTTHMVARPLPLLRLICYLAADLVISTVRVSWQAVRHGPRTTAGIVQVTLLTDSDHLTAMVANAVSLAPGKFVMQIDRGHRICYVYALGMRAGGEDAVRREVLGLERRIVRAVGSASELEIVGRVARDAGIKEES, translated from the coding sequence ATGACCCGATTCGCCCGCCGCACGCTGCGCCGCCTGCCGCTGGTGCTGTGGCTGACCGCGGTGTGGATCCTGCTGTGGGGCACGCTGGACCTGGGCACGCTCGTGTTCGGCGTGGTGGTGGCCCTGCTCGTGACGACCATGTTCCCGCTGCCCTCGGTCACCACCCACATGGTGGCGCGTCCGCTGCCGTTGCTGCGGCTGATCTGCTACCTCGCCGCGGACCTGGTCATCTCCACGGTGCGCGTGTCGTGGCAGGCGGTCCGGCACGGGCCGCGCACCACCGCGGGCATCGTGCAGGTGACGCTGCTGACCGACTCCGACCACCTGACCGCGATGGTCGCCAACGCCGTGTCCTTGGCGCCCGGCAAGTTCGTCATGCAGATCGACCGCGGGCACCGCATCTGCTACGTCTACGCGCTCGGGATGCGGGCCGGGGGCGAGGACGCGGTGCGGCGCGAAGTGCTGGGCCTGGAACGCCGCATCGTCCGGGCCGTCGGTTCCGCGAGCGAGCTCGAGATCGTCGGACGCGTCGCGCGGGACGCGGGCATCAAGGAGGAATCCTGA
- a CDS encoding Na+/H+ antiporter subunit D has translation MTVLVALPVLLPLAAAGMSLALGRFADFQRIIGLVVLAAIIVDAGVLLYATDRTGPVVLQVGGWAAPAGITLIADRLSALLLVVSAVVTFAVLIYSIGQRLTDYGRERASTTFHPMYLVLCAGVSLAYLAGDLFNLFVAFEIMLSSSYVLITRRTTASRVRAGMTYVIVSLTSSLLFITMIALVYAATATVNLADLGDKVALLPEGLQVALGLLMVIVFGVKAAMVPLHFWLPDSYPTAPAPVTAVFAGLLTKVGIYALIRTQTLVFSHEQPWTLMLVIALITMLVGALGALAQNDLNRMLSFLLVSHIGYMLFGLGVYDVIGLTGVILYVVHHITVQATLFLVSGLITRHTGTVALSRMGGLAKAAPMIAVLFALPALSLAGVPPFSGFVAKLALLQAGAGAGTWPAYAVTGGVVFTSLLTLYAMARVWTRAFWGQVRAPEPDPDPDDELVVGTGNSTRPMVAATGVLVTASVVIALFAGPLAGVSERAADDLMHGETYREAVLGGAR, from the coding sequence GTGACCGTCCTCGTGGCCCTGCCCGTCCTGCTTCCGCTGGCGGCCGCGGGGATGTCGCTCGCGCTCGGCCGGTTCGCCGACTTCCAGCGGATCATCGGGCTCGTCGTGCTCGCGGCGATCATCGTCGACGCCGGCGTGCTGCTCTACGCCACCGACCGCACCGGCCCCGTCGTGCTGCAGGTCGGCGGCTGGGCGGCGCCTGCGGGCATCACGCTGATCGCCGACCGGCTCTCCGCGCTGCTGCTCGTGGTCTCGGCGGTGGTGACCTTCGCGGTGCTGATCTACTCGATCGGCCAGCGGCTCACCGACTACGGCCGGGAGCGCGCCAGCACGACGTTCCACCCGATGTACCTGGTGCTGTGCGCCGGGGTGTCGCTGGCCTACCTCGCGGGCGACCTGTTCAACCTGTTCGTCGCGTTCGAGATCATGCTGTCCTCCTCGTACGTGCTGATCACGCGGCGCACCACGGCCAGCCGGGTGCGCGCGGGCATGACCTACGTGATCGTCAGCCTCACCTCGTCGCTGCTGTTCATCACCATGATCGCGCTGGTGTACGCGGCGACCGCGACGGTGAACCTGGCCGACCTCGGCGACAAGGTCGCGCTGCTGCCCGAAGGCCTCCAGGTGGCGCTGGGCCTGCTGATGGTCATCGTGTTCGGTGTGAAGGCGGCCATGGTGCCGCTGCACTTCTGGCTGCCCGACAGCTATCCGACGGCGCCCGCGCCGGTCACCGCCGTGTTCGCCGGGCTGCTCACGAAGGTCGGCATCTACGCGCTGATCCGGACCCAGACCCTGGTGTTCAGCCACGAACAGCCGTGGACGTTGATGCTGGTGATCGCGCTGATCACCATGCTGGTCGGGGCGCTGGGCGCGCTCGCGCAGAACGACCTCAACCGGATGCTGTCGTTCCTGCTGGTCAGCCACATCGGGTACATGCTGTTCGGGCTCGGCGTCTACGACGTCATCGGGCTCACCGGCGTGATCCTCTACGTGGTGCACCACATCACGGTGCAGGCGACGCTGTTCCTGGTCAGCGGTCTGATCACCCGGCACACCGGCACGGTGGCGCTGAGCCGGATGGGCGGGCTGGCGAAGGCCGCGCCGATGATCGCCGTGCTGTTCGCGCTGCCCGCGCTGAGCCTCGCCGGGGTGCCCCCGTTCTCCGGGTTCGTGGCGAAGCTGGCGCTGCTGCAGGCCGGTGCGGGCGCCGGGACCTGGCCGGCGTACGCGGTGACCGGCGGCGTGGTGTTCACCAGCCTGCTCACCCTGTACGCGATGGCGCGGGTGTGGACGCGGGCGTTCTGGGGCCAGGTCCGCGCGCCGGAACCCGACCCGGACCCCGACGACGAGCTGGTCGTCGGTACCGGCAACTCGACCCGCCCGATGGTCGCCGCCACCGGGGTGCTGGTCACCGCGAGCGTCGTGATCGCCCTGTTCGCCGGGCCGCTGGCCGGGGTCAGCGAGCGGGCCGCGGACGACCTGATGCACGGCGAGACCTACCGCGAAGCGGTGCTGGGAGGTGCGCGATGA
- the mnhG gene encoding monovalent cation/H(+) antiporter subunit G — protein MNQLDVVSACCLIVGALSCLFGAIGLLSFPDVTARLQAATKPQTLGLILILIGTALQLDFHYSLALGLVALFQMLTAPVLAQLVGRAAYRTDSIRRENLVVDDLGERIGREQDRR, from the coding sequence GTGAACCAGCTCGATGTGGTCTCCGCCTGCTGCCTGATCGTGGGCGCGCTGTCCTGCCTGTTCGGGGCGATCGGGTTGCTGAGTTTCCCGGACGTCACCGCGCGGCTGCAGGCCGCGACCAAACCGCAGACGCTCGGGCTGATCCTGATCCTCATCGGCACGGCCCTGCAGCTGGACTTCCACTACTCGCTGGCGCTGGGGCTGGTGGCGTTGTTCCAGATGCTCACCGCGCCGGTGCTGGCGCAGCTGGTGGGGCGCGCGGCGTACCGGACCGACAGCATCCGCCGGGAGAACCTGGTCGTCGACGACCTGGGCGAGCGCATCGGCCGCGAGCAAGACCGGCGGTGA
- a CDS encoding amidohydrolase, whose amino-acid sequence MNQDPSAREAAPRSDIRATCRETVRRHERALIGLARSLHAEPETAFAEHRSAAEVSALLAEHGFTVQAPVAGLDTAFSAERGHGDLVIGICAEYDALPELGHACGHNVIAAAAVGAALALAEVADELGITVRVLGTPAEELGGGKVLMLERGAFDGLAMAMMVHPGPEEICAPRSLAINDLEVRYAGRAAHAAAAPELGVNAADALTVAQVAIGLLRQHLESGQMVHGIVTAGGAAPNVVPAHTAAMYNLRAAESLSLERLENRIRACFEAGATATGCSHEVVQVSPVYAELSCDDELSEAYRAAITELGRRPVPRAEQAERVIGSTDMGNVTQVLPAIHPMIALDCGDAVTHQAEFAAACASPSADRAVLDAAVAMAWTAVAAATEPGLRSRLAASAEDRPVRTGKHNAAGSGADPGSARRQHTSGGVA is encoded by the coding sequence ATGAACCAGGACCCATCCGCCCGCGAGGCCGCACCGCGCTCCGACATCCGCGCCACCTGCCGGGAGACCGTCCGGCGCCACGAGCGCGCGCTCATCGGACTCGCGCGCAGCCTGCACGCGGAGCCCGAGACGGCCTTCGCCGAGCACCGCAGCGCCGCCGAGGTGAGCGCGCTGCTCGCCGAGCACGGCTTCACCGTCCAGGCGCCCGTCGCCGGGCTGGACACCGCCTTCTCCGCGGAACGCGGCCACGGCGACCTCGTGATCGGGATCTGCGCCGAGTACGACGCGCTGCCCGAACTCGGCCACGCCTGCGGGCACAACGTGATCGCCGCGGCGGCCGTCGGCGCCGCGCTGGCGCTGGCCGAGGTCGCCGACGAACTCGGCATCACCGTCCGCGTCCTCGGCACCCCGGCCGAGGAGCTCGGCGGCGGCAAGGTGCTGATGCTGGAACGAGGCGCGTTCGACGGCCTGGCGATGGCGATGATGGTGCACCCCGGCCCGGAGGAGATCTGCGCGCCCAGGTCGCTGGCCATCAACGACCTCGAAGTGCGCTACGCGGGCAGAGCGGCGCACGCGGCGGCGGCTCCGGAGCTCGGCGTGAACGCCGCCGACGCGCTGACCGTCGCCCAGGTCGCGATCGGATTGCTGCGCCAGCACCTCGAATCCGGCCAGATGGTGCACGGTATCGTGACCGCAGGCGGCGCCGCGCCGAACGTCGTTCCCGCTCACACTGCGGCGATGTACAACCTGCGCGCCGCCGAGTCGCTTTCCTTGGAGCGCCTGGAGAACCGCATCCGGGCCTGCTTCGAGGCGGGTGCGACGGCGACCGGCTGCTCCCACGAGGTCGTGCAGGTATCCCCGGTGTACGCCGAACTGTCCTGCGACGACGAGCTCTCCGAGGCGTACCGCGCGGCGATCACCGAACTCGGGCGCCGGCCGGTTCCTCGCGCCGAGCAGGCCGAACGGGTCATCGGCAGCACCGACATGGGCAACGTGACGCAGGTGCTGCCCGCGATCCACCCGATGATCGCGCTGGACTGCGGCGACGCGGTGACCCACCAGGCCGAGTTCGCCGCCGCGTGCGCGTCGCCGTCGGCCGATCGCGCCGTGCTGGACGCGGCGGTGGCGATGGCGTGGACGGCCGTGGCGGCGGCGACCGAACCCGGCCTGAGATCGCGGCTCGCGGCCTCGGCCGAAGACCGCCCGGTGCGAACCGGGAAGCACAACGCCGCCGGATCCGGGGCCGACCCGGGCTCGGCGCGACGGCAACACACGTCGGGAGGCGTGGCGTGA
- a CDS encoding monovalent cation/H+ antiporter complex subunit F — MDVVFVVTFALLCIAGLLTLIRLILGASTLDRIVALDVLLTLIVAGTCVSMGWLRDGSNIALLAAFALLTFIGSISAARLVEKKEPYR, encoded by the coding sequence ATGGACGTGGTGTTCGTCGTGACCTTCGCGCTGCTGTGCATCGCCGGGTTGCTGACGCTGATCAGGCTGATCCTGGGCGCGTCGACGCTGGACCGCATCGTGGCGCTGGACGTGCTGCTGACGCTGATCGTCGCCGGGACCTGCGTGAGCATGGGCTGGTTGCGCGACGGTTCCAACATCGCACTGCTCGCGGCGTTCGCGCTGCTGACGTTCATCGGTTCGATCAGCGCGGCCCGCCTCGTCGAGAAGAAGGAGCCGTACCGGTGA
- a CDS encoding Na(+)/H(+) antiporter subunit C codes for MTDDLTVNFTMAVVLAALYSAGFYLLMQRSLMRILIGTVIVGHGANLLLQLAGGPPGRAPILGDAAPEQMTDPLPQAMALTAIVITFALTTFLLALAYRSWVLLGHDEVRDDVEDRRIRRLERRLAESEDEAQEEELEREATQ; via the coding sequence ACTTCACGATGGCCGTGGTGCTCGCCGCGCTCTACTCAGCCGGGTTCTACCTGCTCATGCAGCGTTCGCTGATGCGCATCCTGATCGGAACCGTGATCGTCGGGCACGGCGCCAACCTGCTGCTGCAGCTGGCCGGGGGACCGCCGGGGCGGGCGCCGATCCTCGGTGACGCGGCACCGGAGCAGATGACCGACCCCTTGCCCCAGGCCATGGCGCTGACCGCGATCGTCATCACCTTCGCGCTCACCACGTTCCTGCTCGCGCTCGCCTACCGCTCGTGGGTGCTGCTCGGCCACGACGAAGTCCGCGACGACGTCGAGGACCGCCGCATCCGGCGGCTGGAGCGCAGGCTCGCCGAGTCCGAGGACGAGGCCCAAGAAGAGGAACTCGAACGGGAGGCCACTCAGTGA